One genomic segment of Chloroflexota bacterium includes these proteins:
- a CDS encoding cytochrome c: MGRRTTLRRSLVAVIMVGALALLVQAACDREPASTGAVGPTPRAATTAAASPTPAHPGQANYVTHCAACHGVSGEGQPNWFARGPDGLLPAPPHDNSGHTWHHGDGYLFQVTKRGGLTFAMPGQPSGMPGFDLEMTDAEIIEVLEYIKRFWGADEREFQRSASVGDPYP; the protein is encoded by the coding sequence ATGGGCCGTCGGACAACGCTGAGGCGTTCACTGGTCGCTGTGATCATGGTGGGGGCGCTGGCGCTCTTGGTGCAAGCAGCCTGTGACAGGGAGCCGGCGTCGACGGGGGCGGTGGGGCCGACGCCGCGGGCGGCGACCACTGCGGCCGCGTCGCCGACGCCGGCGCACCCGGGGCAGGCGAACTACGTGACGCACTGCGCGGCGTGCCACGGGGTGAGCGGCGAGGGGCAGCCGAACTGGTTCGCGCGGGGGCCGGACGGGCTGCTGCCCGCGCCGCCGCACGACAACTCGGGCCACACGTGGCACCACGGCGATGGGTACCTGTTCCAGGTGACGAAGCGCGGCGGGCTGACCTTCGCGATGCCGGGGCAGCCGAGCGGGATGCCGGGCTTCGACCTGGAGATGACGGACGCTGAGATCATCGAGGTGCTGGAGTACATCAAGAGGTTCTGGGGGGCGGACGAGCGGGAGTTTCAGCGGTCTGCGAGTGTCGGGGACCCGTACCCTTAG
- a CDS encoding vitamin B12-dependent ribonucleotide reductase, translated as MVDIRSRKDVEREEALADIRGKLAATTEPAVRAALQTAIDRLEGAAPAIPQSGPGRTRITRALEVQGLTRPEDGEGPHLTENALRVLTHRYFMKNDKFEPVEDARGMFRRVARAIAQADRAYGATDLEVAETEDAFYGMMTRLEFLPNSPTMMNAGTDAGTLSACFVLPLEDSMSAIMKTASDIAMVQKFGGGTGVPLSNLRQKGAHISSTHGKACGPIAVLRHLSSVSTMITQGGKRDGANMAVMSVHHPDIEEFIDCKRREGEIHNFNISVGATDEFMQAVVNGGTIAEIDPVTQEPTGVERDARALFTKIVQGAWRNGEPGMIFLDEVNRRQPTPHLGSMEATNPCGEQPLLPYESCNLGSINLTRMLSFGPDGAEIDWDLLRSTVRLAAHFLDNTIDANNYSVPEIEKMNLLTRKTGLGVMGFADMLVRLGVPYDSEEGVEIGRAVMQFIAGEARAESERLAGERGPFLAWEGSRQQLAGMTPQRNACQLTVAPTGTISMIAGCSSGIEPIFALAFRKHNILEGQTLFYVDSAFEAVARHEGFYSDEIAEWLSTGNSLQDSDEAPDWVREVFATAPDIAPEWHVRMQAAFQESTDAAISKTINFPNSATVDDVENTYMQAWETGCKGITVYRAGSREKEVLTAGTAETSALQPVQEVEAEQHRTMRRRPPQVRGVTERVRTSHGNMYITINFDEDGKPFEVFTALGKAGSSDQAQLEGISRLVSMALRSGVDPDAIVAQLRGITDEPVWSEGTLVRSAPDALALALARVCGMEPGSPYGEQYALFAKESASGGIALPLAPAAPEARPVISHWGRCPECSGQLIYEEGCAKCYECGYNKCG; from the coding sequence GTGGTTGACATCCGTTCCCGCAAGGACGTTGAGCGAGAGGAGGCCCTGGCCGACATCCGCGGCAAGCTCGCCGCGACGACCGAGCCCGCCGTCCGCGCCGCGCTGCAGACCGCCATCGACCGGCTGGAGGGCGCTGCCCCCGCCATTCCCCAGTCCGGCCCCGGCCGGACCCGCATCACGCGCGCCTTGGAGGTCCAGGGCCTGACCCGGCCCGAGGACGGCGAGGGCCCCCACCTCACGGAAAACGCCCTCCGCGTCCTGACCCACCGCTACTTCATGAAGAACGACAAGTTCGAGCCCGTCGAGGACGCCCGCGGCATGTTCCGCCGCGTCGCCCGTGCCATCGCCCAGGCCGACCGCGCTTACGGCGCGACCGACCTGGAGGTGGCCGAGACCGAGGACGCCTTCTACGGCATGATGACCCGGCTCGAGTTCCTGCCCAACTCGCCCACCATGATGAACGCGGGCACGGACGCCGGCACCCTCTCCGCCTGCTTCGTCCTCCCGCTTGAGGACAGCATGTCGGCCATCATGAAGACCGCCTCGGACATCGCCATGGTCCAGAAGTTCGGCGGCGGCACCGGCGTGCCCCTCTCCAACCTGCGCCAGAAGGGCGCTCACATCTCCAGCACCCACGGCAAGGCCTGCGGCCCCATCGCCGTCCTCCGCCACCTCTCCAGCGTCTCGACGATGATCACCCAGGGCGGCAAGCGCGACGGCGCCAACATGGCCGTCATGAGCGTCCACCACCCCGACATCGAGGAGTTCATCGACTGCAAGCGCCGGGAGGGCGAGATCCACAACTTCAACATCTCCGTCGGCGCGACGGACGAGTTCATGCAGGCCGTCGTCAACGGCGGCACGATCGCCGAGATCGACCCCGTCACCCAGGAGCCCACCGGCGTCGAGCGTGACGCCCGCGCGCTCTTCACCAAGATCGTCCAGGGCGCGTGGCGCAACGGCGAGCCCGGCATGATCTTCCTGGACGAGGTCAACCGCCGCCAGCCAACGCCCCACCTCGGCTCCATGGAGGCCACCAACCCCTGCGGCGAGCAGCCCCTGCTCCCGTACGAGTCCTGCAACCTCGGTTCCATCAACCTGACCAGGATGCTCTCCTTCGGCCCCGACGGCGCGGAGATCGACTGGGACCTGCTGCGCTCCACCGTCCGGCTGGCCGCCCACTTCCTCGACAACACCATAGACGCCAACAACTACTCGGTCCCCGAGATCGAGAAGATGAACCTGCTCACCCGCAAGACCGGGCTGGGCGTGATGGGCTTCGCCGACATGCTCGTGCGCCTGGGCGTGCCCTACGACTCCGAGGAGGGCGTCGAGATCGGCCGCGCCGTCATGCAGTTCATCGCCGGCGAGGCCCGCGCCGAGTCCGAGCGCCTCGCCGGCGAGCGCGGCCCCTTCCTCGCCTGGGAGGGCAGCCGCCAGCAGCTCGCCGGCATGACGCCCCAGCGCAACGCCTGCCAGCTCACCGTCGCGCCCACCGGCACCATCTCCATGATCGCCGGCTGCTCCAGCGGCATCGAGCCGATATTCGCCCTCGCCTTCCGCAAGCACAACATCCTTGAGGGCCAGACCCTCTTCTACGTCGACAGCGCCTTCGAGGCCGTCGCCAGGCACGAGGGCTTCTACAGCGACGAGATCGCCGAGTGGCTCTCCACCGGCAACTCCCTGCAGGACAGCGATGAGGCCCCCGATTGGGTGCGTGAGGTCTTCGCCACCGCGCCCGACATCGCCCCCGAGTGGCACGTCCGCATGCAGGCCGCCTTTCAGGAGTCCACGGACGCTGCCATCTCCAAGACCATCAACTTCCCCAACAGCGCCACCGTGGATGACGTCGAGAACACCTACATGCAGGCGTGGGAGACCGGCTGCAAGGGCATCACCGTCTACCGCGCCGGCAGCCGCGAGAAGGAAGTCCTGACCGCCGGCACCGCCGAGACCTCCGCCCTCCAGCCGGTGCAGGAAGTGGAGGCCGAGCAGCATCGGACGATGCGGCGCAGGCCCCCGCAGGTCCGCGGCGTCACGGAGCGCGTCCGCACCAGCCACGGCAACATGTACATAACCATTAACTTTGATGAAGACGGCAAGCCCTTTGAGGTCTTCACCGCCCTCGGCAAGGCAGGCAGCTCAGATCAGGCGCAGCTGGAGGGCATCTCCCGGCTGGTGTCCATGGCCCTGCGCTCCGGCGTCGACCCGGACGCCATCGTCGCGCAGCTTCGCGGAATCACCGACGAGCCCGTCTGGAGCGAGGGCACCCTCGTCCGCTCCGCCCCGGACGCGCTGGCGTTGGCGCTGGCCCGCGTGTGCGGCATGGAGCCCGGCAGCCCCTACGGCGAGCAGTACGCCCTCTTCGCAAAGGAGTCGGCGTCCGGCGGCATCGCCCTGCCCTTGGCGCCCGCGGCCCCGGAGGCGAGGCCCGTCATCAGCCACTGGGGACGCTGCCCGGAGTGCTCGGGCCAGCTCATCTACGAGGAGGGCTGCGCCAAGTGCTACGAGTGCGGCTACAACAAGTGCGGGTAG
- the nrdR gene encoding transcriptional regulator NrdR has protein sequence MRCPYCDHDDSRVTDSRDASDGIKRRRECARCGLRFTTVERPFTAAQLVVKRDGRREEFDREKVRSGILISCAKLPVSSQAIDRLVDDVERQIVTLGKAEVPGTLIGRLVMEGLKALDHVAYVRFASVYRNFTDLESFAQEVEALQRDPDPNTAAALEAQLSLPMPGGETPEKTVRRPKKPAAGG, from the coding sequence ATGCGCTGCCCCTACTGCGACCACGACGACTCCCGCGTCACCGACTCCCGGGACGCCAGCGACGGCATCAAGCGCCGCCGCGAGTGCGCCCGGTGCGGCCTCCGCTTCACCACCGTCGAGCGCCCCTTCACGGCCGCCCAGCTCGTCGTCAAGCGCGACGGCCGCCGGGAGGAGTTCGACCGCGAGAAGGTCCGTAGCGGCATCCTCATCTCCTGCGCCAAGTTGCCCGTCTCGTCCCAGGCCATCGACCGGCTCGTGGACGACGTCGAGCGGCAGATTGTCACCTTGGGCAAGGCGGAGGTCCCCGGCACGTTGATCGGCCGGCTGGTCATGGAGGGGCTCAAGGCCCTTGACCACGTCGCGTACGTGCGGTTCGCCAGCGTGTACCGCAACTTCACGGATTTGGAGAGCTTCGCGCAGGAAGTGGAGGCGCTGCAGCGGGACCCGGACCCCAACACCGCGGCCGCGCTGGAGGCGCAGCTTTCCCTCCCCATGCCCGGCGGCGAAACTCCCGAAAAGACGGTTAGACGACCCAAGAAACCGGCCGCTGGGGGATAG
- a CDS encoding pitrilysin family protein produces MFQQATLSNGLRVITSAMPHTRSVTLGFLVVGGSRYESDDEAGAFHFVEHLCFKGTPTRPTPRMVSETMDRVGGLMNATTAREVTTYWCKVARPHFDIAADLIVDMVRNPLFDPIELEKERGVILEELAASRDHPDSRAGLLIDQTMWPDQPLGRDVGGTADSVKALSRDAMLRLVNHQYVPSNAVITVAGNIDHEEIVGYFERSMGDWPTGDPLDYYPVVLDQQAPRVNVENRKSEQAHICLGFHGVSTEHPQRYAYDMLSSVLGEGMSSRLFMELREERGLAYEAHSGTAHYRDAGAMEVYAAVDPRNASLALETILAELAKLKDGVPEDELDKAREYAKGRLLLRMEDTRNVALWLGSQRLTRQHVSTPDDIVERIDAVTTEDLQQAAREMLVPQNLNVAIVGPFRNPARFERLVESANLN; encoded by the coding sequence ATGTTCCAGCAAGCTACCCTCAGCAACGGCCTCCGCGTCATCACCAGCGCCATGCCCCACACCCGCTCCGTCACCCTCGGCTTCCTCGTCGTCGGCGGCTCTCGCTACGAGTCCGACGACGAGGCCGGCGCCTTCCACTTCGTCGAGCACCTCTGCTTCAAGGGCACCCCAACCCGCCCAACGCCCCGCATGGTCTCTGAGACCATGGACCGCGTCGGCGGCCTCATGAACGCCACCACCGCCCGGGAGGTCACCACCTACTGGTGCAAGGTCGCGCGACCCCACTTCGACATCGCCGCCGACCTCATCGTCGACATGGTCCGCAACCCCCTCTTTGACCCCATCGAGCTCGAGAAGGAGCGCGGCGTCATCCTCGAGGAGCTCGCCGCCAGCCGCGATCACCCCGACTCCCGCGCCGGCCTCCTCATCGACCAGACCATGTGGCCCGACCAGCCCCTCGGCCGCGACGTCGGCGGCACCGCCGACTCCGTCAAGGCCCTCTCCCGCGACGCCATGCTCCGCCTCGTCAACCACCAGTACGTCCCCTCCAACGCCGTCATCACCGTCGCCGGCAACATCGACCACGAGGAGATCGTCGGCTACTTCGAACGCTCCATGGGCGACTGGCCCACCGGCGACCCCCTCGACTACTACCCCGTCGTCCTCGACCAGCAGGCCCCCCGCGTCAACGTAGAGAACCGCAAGTCGGAGCAGGCCCACATCTGCCTCGGCTTCCACGGCGTCTCCACAGAGCACCCCCAGCGCTACGCCTATGACATGCTCAGCTCCGTCCTCGGAGAGGGCATGAGCAGCCGCCTCTTCATGGAGCTCCGGGAAGAACGCGGCCTCGCCTATGAGGCCCACAGCGGCACCGCCCACTACCGCGACGCCGGCGCCATGGAGGTCTACGCCGCCGTCGACCCCCGAAACGCCTCCCTCGCCCTCGAGACCATCCTCGCAGAGCTCGCCAAGCTCAAGGACGGCGTCCCCGAGGACGAGCTCGACAAGGCCCGCGAGTACGCCAAGGGCCGCCTCCTCCTGCGCATGGAAGACACCCGCAACGTCGCCCTCTGGCTCGGCAGCCAGCGCCTCACGCGCCAGCACGTCTCCACCCCCGACGACATCGTGGAGCGCATAGACGCCGTCACCACAGAGGACCTCCAGCAAGCCGCCCGAGAGATGCTCGTCCCCCAGAACCTCAACGTAGCCATAGTAGGCCCCTTCCGAAACCCCGCCCGCTTCGAGCGCCTGGTAGAGTCCGCCAACCTCAACTAG